Proteins from a single region of Anastrepha ludens isolate Willacy chromosome 5, idAnaLude1.1, whole genome shotgun sequence:
- the LOC128862890 gene encoding RNA-binding protein 7, which yields MWQAQQIAAIQLANQLLYSMSAPPGYALNQRSPHLAQSPIDDNGGDTDDEDDEQLRTLYVGNLDDRVTEELLYEIFLQAGPLETIRIPKDNGGRQRSFGFVVYSNRCTPSYAVKLFAGLTLYRKTLTIKLQVDPNASRNRRSLPTDCERYITRPGDNSMLRSTSYPSFYDPGMNDNDISSQFSNPFRTNSPDCTRATTSRSRERGSRDRERDMDFDRDRMPVHSNTRSRPHPYRRDERRQHDESRRQRR from the coding sequence ATGTGGCAGGCACAGCAGATAGCTGCAATCCAGCTTGCAAATCAATTGCTGTATTCTATGTCTGCGCCACCAGGCTACGCGTTGAACCAGCGATCGCCGCATTTGGCTCAATCTCCAATTGATGATAATGGTGGAGACACAGACGACGAGGATGATGAACAATTACGCACACTTTATGTTGGCAATTTGGACGATCGTGTAACTGAAGAATTACTCTATGAGATTTTCTTACAAGCAGGCCCACTCGAAACGATACGCATACCAAAAGATAATGGCGGACGCCAACGAAGTTTTGGATTCGTGGTTTATTCAAATCGTTGTACGCCATCGTATGCTGTTAAATTATTTGCAGGTTTGACACTCTACAGGAAAACGTTAACCATTAAGCTTCAAGTTGATCCAAATGCATCCAGAAATCGCCGCTCATTGCCGACCGACTGTGAACGCTATATTACACGCCCCGGTGACAATAGTATGCTGCGCAGCACAAGTTATCCAAGTTTCTATGATCCAGGTATGAATGACAATGATATCTCATCACAATTTTCCAACCCCTTTCGGACAAACTCACCGGATTGTACCAGAGCTACGACAAGTAGAAGTCGTGAAAGAGGTAGCAGAGATCGCGAACGCGATATGGACTTTGACAGGGACCGTATGCCCGTACATTCAAATACACGTTCCCGTCCGCATCCGTACAGGCGTGATGAACGTCGTCAGCATGACGAAAGCCGTCGTCAACGTAGATAA
- the LOC128865431 gene encoding nipped-B protein, translated as MTDPDIPSVPVTTLACLTSLSDLLSELPVPDTLASVTSLNKSLLFHTLVAKESNNLLSVRDDNLVKQLVNAIEQTNSEIIELKSQYAIEQFGTNINTYPELLQGIYSYSPTVFNTNNGKINLQKNNRQQTHQQQQQQWYNVVHGQRGGNSTLQHDELQRIQQQSPLDVNNSTISNDLPSGIFPTMEMTSMQNNNYDIQTPKKRKQHTITDQGQMLPVEQQKVDFENMACFQNASSLSVTMNSISPETQQNIVAQQFNAAPPTAIQQPIVHTQNHQNQISAPMPDNICTATPVVYNAQFQVNNGYTQHNITALVPGTPAFAQGTPALAPGTPALAPGTPAQPPGTPALFSGTPALAPGTAVQTPETPVAKEVRSNSDATLEPIKSEIVNDVPKTNTEASSKPAEKSNVRVCINRLKEKDASLMQQSIQKFVKKSPESARKFGLISPPEVETPTTATPAPPPVPTSAPAETAATTAATESALIAKKLTTKAAESDDAFTLMKTNDKPLAIKRKIPPSVDEVPPEQIHSLPKLRCVERVVSTPSAKSSKDEILRSQTYQQFMRNLEQIIETLDDTEIPNFDTDEVDENIECISSRMLNIMSNDIAKLKAKYVLDVIPKNKLALLVNYAMRNVYLAKNYSAGPDDEDDIVDDEIMEKILNGIEACLLICNIYCTSKDIKFLQEDNISLIIKFMHFQFRETIFPSYDPVYTVKSMKKTDNRKKSKIYQNYNRSLQLLYSKATELMKVFVTLFDKYIFVDTIILPLSTLSIEPFFVDNIETLQFVCLELVTTIFRKEEYVKIRSSILGDILTSIDRLPSSKKNLRPFKLINNSGNIQMVTALVLQLIQCVTILPDVMSSNSQNKRKALPQYGELASQASSFSTQTDRQNIDVIVLKKYDVAISIGGNFLTTFLNKCKSRSNETDFRPIFENFIYDLLATVNKPEWPSSELLLSLLGTMLVRYVSDKSIEQSIRLVSLDYLGIVAARLRKDAVDSRYKVNVIDSMIRYIKVEQEKEGDLPTSNNKVELKEDERVEFLQKILLDFLAANAHVDNPIWDYARHFYLTQWYRDIIYQRRNINEGAKRDTSRKKSSRKRRTEADLSGSDSNDDSGDDINFVNVDSRVGGDCTMGDQELNMERFNALDKRKQCLLNNINPYSTLGDSNHAQHIKTYIDYNNALLIAQYLASKRPFSKSFDGYLKKIILVVNEPSIAIRTRAMKCLANIVEVDPMVLRRKDMQMGVNQKFLDAAISVREAAVDLVGKFVLSNEELIDQYYDMLSTRILDTGVSVRKRVIKILRDICIEYPTFQKIPEICVKMIRRVNDEEGIQKLVTEVFMKMWFTPLHKNDKDGIHLKINQIIDVVNIAHDTGTAWLEGLLNSIFQPKENTAKGDDGMKDTLHKKTEPPADILLSCQQLADGLVARLIELEDTDNTRMLGCITTLHLLAKVRPQLLVQHAITIEPYLNIKCHPTTAPKFICAVADILEKVVPLVNNASESFLASLEEHLMLLVVSLNQAVVKSCVSCLGAIVNKITKNYALIRDCFQKFYRILDQTRSQILQNRQINNLSAAIRRSLFTIGILMRYFDFKSKEVVGETNGLSPTICSDVFDCLMFFAQYKSHDIRKEALIALGSFCVMNDDYLTNTKLKRYYCDLLLSETSDAGIKIICLRNIWIYLTESEMHMYNKEKDWDKQSKTEDLKEMNDVSSGMSSRIIQLYLQEIFECFLNSDDNVRLWAVKVIQIVLRQGLVHPVKTVPYLICLSTDSKLESAHRADALLKDIDKMYNGFVNMKAQLGLQFSFRLQGILQHNLKGKGKVIRGYVKRHMDAMPTALNDFLYTLLRPIKTQRRALVQTIIKQFDDQKTSLQQMLYIADNLSYFPYVVQDEPLYLIHQVDLLISIVGTNLLTTFKENLKPSVNVGDVLEDDDDEDDPDVLFKRLPENAFEMQKCIMSSQACMLLLILKDHLKHMYSLTDSKISRYSPSEPKLYEKAVVRKTVQDFNPKTTIDIIKKQQEAMLTSNVANSKTNLNDDERMDLVIKYLDFKKLMLKLDPDDEDSDDEGRNKSKLNLTANTSQLNSSSASANKSTDDSCLDVDKSMKQENLT; from the exons atgACTGACCCCGATATTCCCAGTGTTCCAGTTACAACTTTGGCTTGCTTGACAAGTTTGTCAGATTTACTTAGCGAACTTCCAGTGCCAGACACACTAGCAAGTGTGACTTCGTTAAACAAATCTCTGCTATTCCACACCCTAGTGGCTAAGGAATCGAACAATTTGTTGTCTGTGCGGGATGACAACCTCGTGAAGCAACTGGTTAATGCCATCGAACAGACAAACTCTGAAATAATAGAACTTAAATCCCAGTATGCCATTGAACAATTTGGTACTAATATAAACACATACCCGGAACTGCTACAGGGCATTTACAGTTATAGTCCTACAGTGTTTAATACTAATAATGGCAAAATAAATCTACAGAAAAATAATAGGCAACAAACtcatcaacaacagcaacaacaatggtaCAATGTAGTGCACGGTCAACGAGGCGGCAATTCAACGTTGCAACACGACGAGCTACAACGTATTCAACAGCAATCGCCACTGGATGTTAATAACTCAACTATATCAAATGATTTGCCAAGTGGGATTTTTCCAACAATGGAAATGACTTCCatgcaaaataataattatgataTTCAAACTCCGAAGAAACGTAAGCAACATACAATAACGGATCAAGGGCAAATGCTTCCGGTCGAACAACAAAAAGTCGATTTCGAAAATATGGCGTGTTTCCAGAATGCCAGTTCTTTATCGGTAACGATGAATTCAATAAGTCCCGAAACGCAACAAAATATAGTTGCGCAACAATTCAATGCAGCGCCACCAACCGCAATTCAGCAGCCTATTGTGCATACTCAAAACcatcaaaatcaaatttccGCGCCAATGCCAGACAACATTTGCACAGCAACGCCCGTTGTATACAATGCCCAATTCCAAGTTAATAATGGATATACCCAACATAATATCACTGCTCTAGTTCCAGGAACTCCGGCTTTTGCACAAGGAACTCCTGCTCTTGCGCCAGGAACTCCTGCTCTTGCTCCAGGAACACCTGCTCAACCCCCAGGAACTCCTGCTCTCTTTTCAGGAACTCCTGCTCTAGCTCCAGGAACTGCTGTTCAAACTCCAGAAACTCCAGTTGCAAAAGAAGTAAGATCAAATAGTGATGCAACGCTGGAGCCAATTAAGAGTGAAATCGTAAATGATGTTCCCAAGACCAATACTGAAGCGAGCAGCAAACCCGCTGAAAAATCCAATGTTCGGGTATGTATAAATCGACTTAAAGAAAAGGATGCATCTCTCATGCAACAAAgcatacaaaaatttgtaaagaaatCACCAGAGTCCGCAAGAAAATTTGGCTTAATATCTCCACCTGAAGTGGAgacaccaacaacagcaacgccAGCACCACCGCCAGTACCAACATCAGCACCTGCTGAAACGGCTGCAACAACGGCAGCTACGGAATCTGCGCTAATTGCTAAAAAGTTAACTACCAAAGCAGCAGAAAGCGATGATGCATTTACCTTGATGAAAACGAACGACAAACCACTAGCAATCAAACGGAAGATTCCACCTTCCGTTGACGAAGTTCCACCAGAACAAATACACTCCCTACCGAAATTACGTTGTGTTGAGCGCGTCGTTTCCACGCCTTCTGCAAAAAGCTCCAAGGACGAAATTTTACGATCGCAGACCTATCAACAGTTTATGCGAAACTTGGAGCAAATTATTGAAACGTTGGACGACACAGAAATCCCAAATTTCGATACCGATGAGGTGGACGAAAACATCGAATGTATATCGTCTAGAATGCTAAACATAATGAGCAACGACATCgctaaattaaaagcaaaatatgtcTTAGATGTTATACCGAAAAACAAATTGGCCCTATTAGTTAATTACGCTATGCGAAATGTCTATTTGGCTAAAAACTACTCTGCAGGGCCAGATGACGAAGACGATATCGTGGACGATGAgattatggaaaagattttaAATGGCATCGAAGCTTGCCTGCTAATATGCAACATCTATTGCACTTCGAAAGATATCAAATTCTTGCAAGAGGACAACATTTCACTTATCATTAAATTCATGCACTTTCAGTTTCGGGAGACAATCTTTCCGTCGTACGATCCGGTTTATACAGTTAAGAGTATGAAGAAGACGGATAATCGTAAGAAAtcgaaaatttatcaaaattacaaCCGCAGCTTGCAGTTGCTCTACTCAAAAGCCACTGAGCTAATGAAAGTCTTCGTTACACTTTTCgataaatacatatttgtggACACCATTATTTTGCCGTTGTCCACCTTGTCCATCGAACCATTCTTTGTTGATAATATCGAAACGTTGCAATTTGTTTGCCTCGAATTGGTCACAACCATATTTCGCAAGGAGGAGTACGTCAAAATACGCAGTAGCATACTCGGCGATATATTGACTTCAATAGATCGGTTgccgtcttcgaagaaaaatcTACGGCCTTTCAAACTAATCAACAACAGTGGCAACATACAAATGGTCACCGCTTTGGTGCTGCAACTGATTCAGTGCGTTACCATTTTACCCGATGTCATGAGCAGCAACTCACAAAACAAACGGAAGGCGTTACCACAATACGGAGAACTGGCTAGTCAGGCTTCCAGTTTCTCCACCCAAACCGATCGTCAAAACATCGATGTCATTGTTCTGAAGAAATACGATGTTGCTATAAGCATAGGAGGCAATTTTCTAACAACGTTTTTGAATAAATGCAAGTCGCGCTCAAATGAAACTGATTTCCGTCcaatattcgaaaattttatttacgatCTCCTGGCAACCGTAAACAAACCAGAATGGCCCTCATCCGAATTACTGCTCTCACTTCTGGGCACGATGCTGGTGCGTTATGTGTCTGACAAATCTATAGAGCAGAGCATACGTTTGGTTTCGCTGGATTATTTGGGCATAGTGGCCGCGCGTTTGCGCAAGGATGCCGTAGACTCGCGCTACAAGGTGAATGTCATCGACTCAATGATCAGATATATCAAGGTGGAGCAAGAGAAAGAGGGCGACTTGCCCACTAGCAACAACAAGGTGGAATTAAAGGAAGACGAGCGCGTTGAGTTTCTGCAAAAGATACTCCTGGATTTTCTAGCCGCTAATGCACACGTGGATAATCCTATCTGGGATTATGCCAGACACTTCTATTTGACTCAGTGGTATCGTGATATAATATATCAGCGCCGGAATATTAACGAAGGCGCCAAGCGCGACACGTCGCGAAAGAAGAGCTCACGCAAAAGGCGCACGGAAGCCGACCTCTCCGGCAGTGACTCGAATGACGACAGCGGCGATGATATTAATTTTGTGAATGTTGATAGTCGTGTCGGTGGCGATTGCACTATGGGTGACCAGGAGCTGAATATGGAGCGTTTCAATGCGCTTGATAAACGCAAGCAATGCCTGCTGAATAACATAAATCCATACTCAACGCTGGGCGATTCCAACCATGCACAACACATCAAAACTTATATCGATTACAATAATGCACTTTTAATAGCACAATATTTGGCCAGCAAAAGACCATTTAGCAAGTCATTTGATGGCTACCTGAAAAAGATAATATTGGTTGTAAATGAGCCGTCGATTGCAATAAGAACACGCGCCATGAAATGCTTAGCTAACATAGTCGAAGTTGATCCCATGGTGCTGAGGCGCAAGGACATGCAAATGGGCGTAAACCAAAAGTTCTTGGACGCTGCTATATCGGTGCGCGAGGCAGCCGTAGATTTAGTTGGTAAATTCGTATTGAGCAACGAAGAGCTGATCGACCAGTATTACGATATGTTGTCGACTAGAATTCTGGACACGGGCGTGTCGGTGCGCAAGCGTGTCATTAAAATTCTGCGCGACATATGCATTGAGTATCCGACGTTTCAGAAGATTCCGGAAATATGCGTGAAAATGATCAGGCGGGTGAACGACGAGGAGGGCATACAAAAACTGGTGACGGAGGTTTTCATGAAAATGTGGTTTACGCCGTTGCATAAAAACGACAAGGACGGCATACATTTGAAGATTAATCAGATTATAGATGTAGTTAATATAGCACACGACACCGGCACCGCCTGGTTGGAGGGCCTGTTGAATAGCATATTTCAGCCGAAGGAGAATACGGCCAAGGGCGATGACGGCATGAAGGACACGCTGCACAAGAAAACTGAGCCGCCGGCTGATATTTTGTTGTCATGCCAGCAATTGGCCGACGGCTTGGTCGCGCGTTTGATCGAACTCGAGGACACGGACAACACGCGTATGTTGGGCTGCATAACCACATTGCATTTATTGGCGAAGGTGCGCCCCCAACTGCTGGTGCAGCACGCAATTACTATAGAGCCTTATCTGAACATCAAATGCCACCCCACAACAGCACCGAAATTTATTTGCGCAGTGGCAGATATACTGGAAAAG gTTGTTCCACTGGTTAATAACGCTAGCGAATCGTTTTTGGCTTCGTTGGAAGAGCATTTGATGTTACTGGTTGTGTCACTCAATCAAGCGGTGGTAAAGAGTTGCGTCTCATGCTTGGGCGCAATCGTTAACAAAATCACAAAGAATTACGCTTTGATAAGAGATTGCTTTCAGAAGTTTTATCGCATTTTAGATCAAACTAGAAgtcaaatattgcaaaataggcaaattaataatttaagtgCAGCTATACGCCGGAGCCTTTTCACCATTGGCATCCTGATGCGTTATTTCGACTTCAAGTCGAAAGAGGTGGTAGGCGAAACAAACGGGTTATCACCAACAATATGCAGCGATGTCTTCGATTGCTTGATGTTCTTCGCACAATATAAAAGTCACGACATACGCAAGGAAGCGCTCATAGCGTTGGGCTCATTTTGTGTGATGAACGATGATTATCTTACGAATACGAAGCTGAAGCGCTACTACTGCGACTTGCTACTCTCGGAAACAAGTGATGCTGGCATTAAGATTATTTGCTTGCGCAATATTTGGATTTATCTGACTGAGTCGGAAATGCATATGTACAATAAGGAGAAGGATTGGGACAAACAGTCGAAAACCGAGGATCTTAAGGAGATGAACGACGTGTCGTCGGGTATGTCGAGTCGTATCATACAACTGTATCTGCAAGAAATCTTCGAATGTTTCCTAAACAGTGATGACAACGTGCGTTTATGGGCCGTCAAAGTTATACAAATCGTGCTGCGACAAGGCCTCGTGCATCCGGTCAAGACTGTGCCATATCTTATATGCCTAAGCACAGATTCGAAATTGGAGTCTGCGCACAGAGCGGATGCCTTGTTGAAAGACATCGATAAGATGTACAATGGTTTTGTGAATATGAAAGCGCAGCTGGGACTGCAGTTCAGTTTCAGATTGCAGGGCATTTTGCAGCACAACCTCAAGGGCAAGGGAAAAGTCATACGTGGCTATGTTAAAAGACACATGGACGCAATGCCAACAGCGCTGAATGACTTTTTATATACGCTTTTGCGCCCAATCAAGACGCAGCGACGCGCGCTAGTTCAAACGATTATAAAGCAATTCGATGATCAAAAAACATCATTACAACAAATGCTATACATAGCGGATAATTTGTCTTACTTCCCGTATGTGGTGCAAGATGAGCCACTATATTTGATACATCAAGTCGATTTACTCATTTCTATTGTTGGCACTAATTTGCTCACCACTTTCAAGGAAAATCTGAAGCCCAGCGTCAATGTGGGGGACGTTTTGGAAGATGATGACGACGAAGATGATCCCGATGTGCTGTTCAAGCGTCTGCCAGAGAATGCATTTGAGATGCAAAAGTGCATAATGTCTTCACAAGCGTGTATGCTCCTACTAATTCTAAAGGATCATCTGAAGCATATGTATAGTCTTACGGATAGTAAAATATCAAGGTACTCACCGTCGGAGCCGAAGTTGTACGAGAAGGCAGTAGTTCGTAAAACAGTGCAAGATTTTAACCCTAAAACAACAATAGATATTATTAAGAAGCAACAGGAGGCGATGTTGACCTCGAATGTTGCGAATAGCAAAACCAATTTAAATGACGACGAACGGATGGATCTGGTTATCAAATatttagattttaaaaaattaatgcttaAACTGGATCCCGACGATGAGGATTCAGATGACGAGGGTCGCAATAAATCGAAACTGAATTTAACAGCTAATACGTCACAGCTGAATTCGAGTTCAGCGAGTGCAAATAAGTCGACAGATGACAGCTGTTTAGATGTGGATAAATCAATGAAGCAAGAGAATTTGACTTAA
- the LOC128865432 gene encoding uncharacterized protein LOC128865432, translating to MELRSNTHRDYKMSLLSLGLYEEGMNLKEMRQVMQALEESELECETVVFESDMERALKESELDYVQMHRDAHSSTMIKHSMPDHNFNIVKPPNTPAHHFPNSDASPFSSPEIASKKIIVEAIVHHELNWSPPLPKRKQAQNKHMNTDYNNSNLEKRKVVENASVKCDVKRLRLPITSSPKSCSCDSGIYSVYSSGDAGDVSEDYRSEPSF from the exons atggagTTAAGAAGCAATACGCATAGAGATTACAAAATGTCGTTACtta gttTAGGGCTCTATGAAGAAGGCATGAACTTGAAGGAAATGCGACAGGTTATGCAAGCACTAGAGGAATCGGAGCTGGAATGTGAAACCGTTGTCTTTGAAAGCGATATGGAACGCGCGCTGAAG GAAAGTGAATTGGACTATGTTCAGATGCATCGAGACGCTCACTCATCTACAATGATTAAACACTCAATGCCAGACCATAACTTCAATATTGTTAAACC CCCAAATACCCCAGCACATCATTTTCCCAACTCTGATGCATCGCCATTCAGCAGCCCAGAAATAgcatctaaaaaaattatagtagaAGCTATAGTGCATCATGAACTCAATTGGAGTCCTCCATTACCGAAGCGTAAACAAGCGCAAAACAAACATATGAACACCGATTACAATAATAGTAACTTGGAAAAACGTAAAGTGGTGGAGAATGCAAGTGTGAAATGTGATGTTAAACGCTTGAGGTTGCCAATAACTTCTTCTCCCAAAAGTTGTAGTTGTGATTCGGGAATTTATTCGGTTTATAGTTCTGGCGATGCTGGTGACGTAAGCGAGGACTATCGATCCGAGCCATCATTTTAA